A region of Curvibacter sp. AEP1-3 DNA encodes the following proteins:
- a CDS encoding AMP nucleosidase, protein MTSLPPFIAPARFTDPAAALAQVHAIYDQSISHLRQAMQRFVAGEELGGHVRACYPLVRIHTDTVSRKAAADIACLSYGFVAGPGRFETTLTRPDLYHRYYLEQFRLLLQNHGGEIEVATSNQPIPVHFSFAEHDHVEGQMSAERRTLMRDVFDLPDLAAMDDGIANGTYQPRPGEPLPLSLFTAPRMDYSLHRLRHYTGTGPEHFQNFVLFTNYQFYIDEFIALGRKAMQDPDSEYIAFVEPGNMVTRRVGLPAEAADALGKEPPRLPQMPGYHLVRADNAGITMVNIGVGPANAKNITDHIAVLRPHAWIMLGHCAGLRNSQQLGDYVLAHGYVREDHVLDEELPLWVPIPALAEIQVALEQAVADVTQVSGSALKSIMRTGTVASTDNRNWELLPDNQPQRRFSQSRAVALDMESATIAANGFRFRVPYGTLLCVSDKPLHGEIKLPGMANHFYRERVDQHLRIGIRALELLRSQGIDQLHSRKLRSFAEVAFQ, encoded by the coding sequence ATGACCAGCCTGCCCCCCTTCATCGCCCCCGCCCGCTTTACCGACCCGGCCGCCGCCCTGGCCCAGGTGCATGCCATTTACGACCAGAGCATCAGCCATTTGCGCCAGGCCATGCAGCGTTTTGTGGCCGGTGAAGAATTGGGCGGCCATGTACGCGCCTGCTATCCGCTGGTGCGCATCCACACCGACACCGTGTCGCGCAAGGCCGCCGCCGACATTGCCTGCCTGAGCTACGGCTTTGTGGCCGGCCCCGGCCGTTTCGAGACCACGCTCACGCGGCCTGACCTGTACCACCGCTACTACCTGGAGCAGTTCCGCTTGCTGCTGCAAAACCATGGCGGCGAGATCGAGGTGGCCACCAGCAACCAGCCGATTCCGGTGCATTTTTCCTTCGCCGAACACGACCATGTGGAAGGCCAGATGAGCGCCGAGCGCCGCACCCTGATGCGCGATGTGTTCGACCTGCCCGACCTGGCCGCGATGGACGACGGCATTGCCAACGGCACCTACCAGCCCCGCCCGGGCGAGCCGCTGCCGTTGTCGCTGTTTACCGCGCCGCGCATGGACTATTCGCTGCACCGCCTGCGCCACTACACCGGTACCGGCCCGGAGCACTTCCAGAACTTTGTGCTTTTCACCAACTACCAGTTCTATATTGACGAGTTCATCGCGCTGGGCCGCAAAGCCATGCAAGACCCGGACAGCGAATACATCGCCTTTGTGGAGCCCGGCAACATGGTTACCCGCCGGGTCGGTCTGCCTGCCGAGGCAGCAGACGCTCTTGGGAAAGAGCCGCCCCGCCTGCCCCAAATGCCAGGCTACCACCTGGTGCGCGCCGACAACGCTGGCATCACCATGGTGAACATCGGCGTGGGCCCGGCCAACGCCAAGAACATCACGGATCACATTGCCGTGCTGCGCCCGCATGCCTGGATCATGCTGGGCCACTGCGCCGGCCTGCGCAACAGCCAGCAACTAGGCGACTATGTGCTGGCCCATGGCTATGTGCGCGAAGACCATGTGCTGGACGAAGAGCTGCCGCTGTGGGTGCCGATTCCAGCCCTCGCAGAAATTCAGGTCGCACTGGAGCAAGCCGTGGCCGATGTGACGCAGGTCAGCGGAAGCGCGCTCAAGAGCATCATGCGCACCGGCACCGTGGCCAGCACCGACAACCGCAACTGGGAGCTGCTGCCCGACAACCAGCCCCAGCGCCGCTTCAGCCAAAGCCGCGCCGTGGCGCTGGATATGGAAAGCGCCACCATCGCCGCCAATGGCTTTCGCTTCCGGGTACCTTATGGCACTTTGTTATGCGTGAGCGACAAACCACTGCACGGCGAGATCAAACTGCCCGGCATGGCCAACCACTTCTACCGTGAGCGGGTGGACCAGCACTTGCGCATCGGCATCCGCGCCTTGGAGCTGTTGCGTTCTCAGGGTATAGACCAGTTGCACAGCCGCAAGCTGCGCAGTTTTGCGGAAGTGGCATTTCAATGA
- a CDS encoding cysteine-rich CWC family protein codes for MSETPAANVNPEVCPVCGQGNRCAMEIEKLTRQPQGPCWCTQVDFSAELLSRIPAQAQGKACICEACATRSGAAPSD; via the coding sequence ATGTCTGAAACACCCGCTGCCAACGTCAACCCCGAAGTGTGCCCTGTGTGCGGCCAGGGAAACCGCTGCGCCATGGAAATTGAAAAGTTGACCAGGCAGCCGCAGGGCCCGTGCTGGTGCACCCAAGTGGATTTCAGTGCGGAACTGCTGAGCCGCATCCCCGCGCAGGCGCAGGGCAAAGCCTGCATCTGCGAGGCCTGCGCTACTCGATCCGGTGCAGCGCCGTCAGATTGA